Proteins encoded in a region of the Streptomyces violaceoruber genome:
- a CDS encoding TatD family hydrolase: MTRIFDPHIHMTSRTTDDYEAMAAAGVRALVEPAFWLGQPRTGVSSFTDYFDALLGWEPYRAEQFGIRHHCALALNPKEANDPRLAGVLDVLPDYLVRDRVVAVGEVGYDAMTPQEDKAFTVQLELAVRHALPVLVHTPHRDKANGTRRTLDVVRESGIDPGLVVVDHLNEVTVRAVADSGCWMGFSIYPDTKMSEDRMVALLREYGTARILVNSAADWGRSDPLKTRRTADAMRAAGFGEDDVDQVLWRNPVAFYGQSGRLELDGPEGAEASGVRAEFEGSSIRRGER; the protein is encoded by the coding sequence GTGACGCGCATCTTCGACCCGCACATCCACATGACGTCCCGCACCACCGACGACTACGAGGCGATGGCCGCCGCCGGGGTCCGCGCGCTGGTCGAACCCGCCTTCTGGCTGGGCCAGCCGCGCACCGGCGTCAGCTCGTTCACCGACTACTTCGACGCGCTGCTCGGCTGGGAGCCCTACCGGGCCGAGCAGTTCGGCATCCGCCACCACTGCGCGCTCGCCCTGAACCCCAAGGAGGCCAACGACCCCCGGCTGGCCGGGGTGCTCGACGTCCTGCCCGACTACCTGGTCCGGGACCGGGTGGTGGCGGTCGGCGAGGTCGGCTACGACGCGATGACGCCGCAGGAGGACAAGGCGTTCACCGTGCAGCTCGAACTCGCCGTGCGGCACGCCCTGCCCGTCCTGGTGCACACCCCGCACCGCGACAAGGCCAACGGCACCCGCCGCACCCTGGACGTGGTCCGCGAGTCCGGCATCGACCCGGGCCTGGTCGTCGTCGACCACCTCAACGAGGTGACCGTGCGCGCCGTCGCGGACAGCGGCTGCTGGATGGGTTTCTCGATCTACCCCGACACCAAGATGAGCGAGGACCGCATGGTCGCGCTGCTGCGCGAGTACGGCACCGCGCGGATCCTCGTCAACTCCGCCGCCGACTGGGGCCGCAGCGACCCGCTGAAGACCCGCCGCACCGCCGACGCCATGCGCGCCGCCGGCTTCGGCGAGGACGACGTCGACCAGGTGCTGTGGCGCAATCCGGTCGCCTTCTACGGGCAGAGCGGGCGCCTCGAACTCGACGGCCCCGAGGGCGCCGAAGCCTCCGGCGTCCGCGCGGAGTTCGAGGGCAGCTCGATCCGCCGCGGGGAGAGGTGA